One window of Hippoglossus stenolepis isolate QCI-W04-F060 chromosome 1, HSTE1.2, whole genome shotgun sequence genomic DNA carries:
- the LOC124852238 gene encoding ras GTPase-activating-like protein IQGAP1, with protein sequence MNPAIVAPDAFDIIEVSAGGQLTTEQRRNLGSVAKMLQHAASNKMFLGDNAHLNPINEYLSASYLKFRRFFLAACDVPSLEDKFNVDQYSDLVTVTKPVIYISIGEIINTHTLLLDHQDAIAPEHNDPIHELLEDLGEVPTVESLIGENPLPPNDPGKELMGKTEVSLTLANKFDVPGEANTEMDAKTLLLNTKRLIVDVIRFQPGETLTEILDSAASPEQEVEYQRAMQRRAIRDAKTPEKMKQVQPVVDDSLTLLGKKEKIRSNLQRLAELGKVHPENRYQDLINDIAKDIRNQRRYRQRRKAELVRLQQTNTALNSKSAFYNVQIDSYNQYIKTCMDNLASKGKLSKKPGDNKTKKSKQVSQKYTAARLHEKGVLIAIEDLQPNQFKNVIFEISPSQSVGVFDVKAKLMGVHLETLQLEYQDLLQLQYEGVAVMKLFDRATINVNLLIFLLNKKFYGK encoded by the exons ATGAACCCGGCCATCGTGGCACCCGACGCCTTTGACATCATCGAGGTGTCAGCGGGCGGCCAGCTGACCACCGAGCAGAGACGCAACTTGGGCTCTGTCGCCAAGATGCTGCAGCACGCCGCCTCCAATAAGATGTTCCTGGGGGACAACGCCCACCTCAATCCCATCAACGAGTATCTCAGCGCCTCGTACCTGAAGTTCAG GCGTTTCTTCTTGGCAGCGTGTGACGTTCCCTCGCTGGAAGACAAGTTCAACGTGGATCAGTACTCCGACCTAGTCACCGTCACTAAACCTGTCATCTACATCTCCATCGGCGAGATTATCAACACTCACACA ctgctgctggaccaTCAGGACGCCATCGCTCCAGAGCACAACGACCCGATCCACGAGCTGCTGGAGGACCTGGGCGAGGTTCCCACGGTCGAGTCGCTCATCG GTGAAAATCCTCTTCCTCCTAACGACCCCGGCAAAGAGCTGATGGGGAAGACGGAGGTGTCGCTCACACTCGCCAACAAATTTGACGTCCCCGGTGAGGCCAACACCGAGATGGACGCCAAGACTCTGCTGCTCAA cACCAAGAGGCTCATTGTGGATGTGATCCGGTTCCAGCCTGGAGAGACTCTCACTGAGATCCTGGATTCGGCAGCGAGTCCAGAACAG gaagtggagtaCCAGCGAGCCATGCAGCGGAGGGCCATCCGAGACGCCAAGACTCCAGAGAAGATGAAGCAGGTCCAACCGGTTGTGGACGACAGCCTGACGCTGCtggggaagaaagagaagatcAGAAGCAACCTGCAGCGTCTGGCCGAGCTGGGGAAGGTTCACCCCGAGAACCGCTACCAGGACCTCATCAATGACATCGCCAAG gACATCAGAAATCAGAGACGGTATCGTCAGCGCAGAAAAGCCGAGCTGGTGAGACTTCAGCAGACAAACACGGCCCTGAATTCAAAGTCTGCGTTTTACAACGTGCAGATTGATTCCTACAATCAGTACATCAAGACGTGTATGGACAACCTGGCCAGCAAGGGCAA GTTGTCAAAGAAACCAGGCGACAACAAAACCAAGAAGAGTAAACAGGTTTCACAGAAGTACACGGCCGCTCGTCTCCATGAGAAGGGCGTGCTGATCGCCATCGAGGATCTGCAGCCCAACCA GTTCAAGAATGTTATCTTTGAGATTTCGCCCTCGCAGTCGGTCGGGGTGTTTGACGTGAAGGCCAAGCTCATGGGTGTTCACTTGGAGACGTTACAGTTAGAATATCAG gATCTGCTCCAGCTGCAGTACGAGGGCGTGGCGGTGATGAAGCTCTTCGATCGCGCCACCATCAACGTCAACCTGCTCATTTTCCTGCTCAACAAGAAATTTTATGGGAAatag
- the cartl gene encoding LOW QUALITY PROTEIN: cocaine- and amphetamine-regulated transcript-like (The sequence of the model RefSeq protein was modified relative to this genomic sequence to represent the inferred CDS: inserted 2 bases in 1 codon), translating into MVQCLLGGALQLHISRSRSVGGGRISCGPAETLCSSSSSSSSXVTSSSSMDRSGTLRWLLLFFFFSLMCIMCHGQASQEVSVEDLGLEKPEAAADRDLVEALETLLGRMHTRISSNEKRGIIPLCGMGDRCAMKFGPRIGKLCDCGRGANCNSYLLKCI; encoded by the exons ATGGTGCAGTGTTTGTTGGGCGGGGCTCTCCAGCTCCATATAAGCAGGAGCAGGTCTGTGGGTGGAGGGAGAATCTCCTGTGGACCTGCTGAgaccctctgctcctccagctcctccagctcctc tgtcacctcctcctcctccatggaCCGCTCCGGGACGCTCCGCtggctgctcctcttcttcttcttcagcctcATGTGCATCATGTGTCACGGTCAGGCGTCTCAGGAAGTGTCGGTGGAGGATTTGGGTTTGGAGAAacctgaagcagctgcagacagagaccTG gtggaaGCTCTGGAGACTCTGCTGGGCAGGATGCACACTCGCATTTCCTCCAACGAGAAACGAGGGATCATCCCTCTG tGTGGGATGGGAGACCGATGTGCTATGAAGTTTGGGCCTCGCATCGGGAAACTCTGCGACTGTGGACGAGGAGCAAACTGTAACTCCTACCTGCTCAAGTGCATCTGA